From Podospora bellae-mahoneyi strain CBS 112042 chromosome 3, whole genome shotgun sequence, the proteins below share one genomic window:
- the AAT1 gene encoding aspartate transaminase aat1 (EggNog:ENOG503NU8Q; COG:E) codes for MTLHRPFLVSRKLSRPTLSTRRSTSGVGAYRDDAGKPYVLPSVRQAEEKVIASRLNKEYAGITGVPEFTKAAAVLAYGKDSPALDRVAITQSISGTGALRIGGAFLARFFPGAKTIYIPQPSWANHAAVFKDSGLAVEKYAYYNKETIGLDFEGMIADINKAPNGSIFLFHACAHNPTGVDPTPEQWKEIEAAVKAKGHYSFFDMAYQGFASGDIHKDAFAVRHFVAQGHNVALSQSFAKNMGLYGERIGAFSIVCESAEEKKRVDSQIKILVRPMYSNPPIHGARIAAEILNTPALYDQWLVEVKEMADRIITMRALLKENLEKLGSKHDWSHITSQIGMFAYTGLSPEQMDALAKEHSVYATRDGRISVAGITTGNVGRLAEAIFKVTG; via the exons ATGACTCTTCACAGGCCATTCTTG GTATCACGGAAGCTTTCAAGGCCGACACTTTCGACAAGAAGATCAACCTCG gGTGTCGGCGCCTACCGCGATGACGCTGGAAAGCCCTATGTCCTGCCCTCTGTCCGtcaggctgaggagaaggtgatTGCCTCGCGCCTCAACAAGGAGTACGCTGGCATCACCGGTGTCCCCGAGTTCACCAAGGCCGCTGCCGTTCTCGCCTATGGCAAGGACTCCCCGGCCCTCGACCGTGTCGCCATCACCCAGTCCATCTCCGGTACTGGCGCCCTCCGCATTGGCGGCGCTTTCCTCGCCAGGTTCTTCCCCGGCGCAAAGACCATCTACATTCCCCAGCCCTCGTGGGCCAACCACGCCGCCGTCTTCAAGGATTCCGGCCTCGCCGTGGAGAAGTACGCCTACTACAACAAGGAGACCATCGGCCTCGACTTCGAGGGCATGATCGCCGACATCAACAAGGCCCCCAACggctccatcttcctcttccacgCCTGCGCCCACAACCCCACCGGTGTCGACCCTACCCCCGAGCAGTGGAAGGAGATCGAGGCGgccgtcaaggccaagggtCACTACTCCTTCTTCGACATGGCCTACCAGGGCTTTGCCTCGGGTGACATCCACAAGGATGCCTTTGCCGTCCGCCACTTTGTCGCCCAGGGTCACAACGTTGCTCTCTCCCAGTCGTTCGCCAAGAACATGGGTCTCTACGGCGAGCGCATCGGTGCCTTCTCCATCGTCTGCGAGagcgccgaggagaagaagcgcgTCGACTCCCAGATTAAGATCCTCGTCCGCCCCATGtactccaacccccccatccacgGTGCCCGCATCGCCGCCGAgatcctcaacacccccgccCTCTACGACCAGTGGCTcgtcgaggtcaaggagatgGCCGAtcgcatcatcaccatgcGTGCCCTCCTCAAGGAGAAcctcgagaagctcggcAGCAAGCACGACTGGAGCCACATCACCAGCCAGATTGGCATGTTTGCCTACACTGGCCTGTCGCCCGAGCAGATGGATGCGCTGGCCAAGGAGCACAGCGTCTACGCCACCCGCGACGGCAGAATCTCGGTTGc